The Cryomorphaceae bacterium region GATTGTTCACCAGCACGGCGGCCAGGTGTATATGGACGGAGCCAACATGAACGCGCAGGTAGGTTTAACCAACCCCGGAAGCATCGGTGCCGATGTTTGTCACCTGAACCTGCACAAAACCTTTGCAATTCCTCACGGAGGAGGAGGCCCCGGCATGGGCCCCATCTGTGTGAAGGCCCACCTGGAACCATTCCTCGGAAGGCATGCAGTGACACACCCCGCGCAGGATGGCAACAACCGCTCCATTGCGGGTGCCCACTACGGCAGTGCCTTGATTTTGTTGATTTCTTACGGCTACATCAAAATGCTTGGTGGTGAAGGCGTAACACGTGCCACGGAGTACGCTATTCTGAACGCCAACTACATCAAGCAAAAACTGGATGGTCACTACTCCGTACTCTACACGGGGGAGCGCGGCTTTGCTGCCCACGAGATGATTATTGATTGTCGCATGTTCAAAAACAGCGCCGGCATTGAAGTGGCAGACATTGCCAAGCGACTCATTGACTACGGTTTTCACGCCCCAACGGTGTCCTTTCCCGTGGCAGGCACGATGATGATTGAACCCACGGAAAGTGAATCACTTGAGGAATTGGATCGTTTCTGCGAAGCAATGATTAAGATTCGTGATGAAATCAGAGCCATAGAGAAGGGAGCCGCCGACAAAGAGCAAAACGTATTGCGCAACGCTCCGCACACGGCTATGGAGGTAACGGCAGATAGCTGGCCCCACCCCTACTCACGGCAAGAAGCTGCCTACCCCGCAGAATATCTACGCAACTGGAAGTACTGGGCCCCGGTAGCTCGTGTTGACAACGCATACGGCGACCGGAACCTTATATGTACTTGTCCCTCCATTGAATCATACGAAACGGCAATGCCCGCCTGAGTGAGACGCAACCCTGAAAAATGAGGGTTGCAGGATTTTAATGGTGGTAACTTTTTCCACAAGAAAGCAGTGCAAAAACAAGCACTGCTTTTCTTTTTTCAGGGATTTAATGTTACTTTTGGCCTAACAAAATTGTTGCTAATCATTCACTAAAATCACCTATTATGAAGAAAATTTACCTTTTTGCGGCTTCGCTTTTGGTAGGTTCTGCAGCTATCGCTCAGTCCGCTAACGAGATTGCCCAGCCGCTTCGCGGAGACGCGGGCATCCCCGTTCAAATGCAGGATGATCGCCCGACTCAAAAACCATATCAAACTGATAATCAGCGTTTTACGATTATTTGGGAAGATGATTTTTCAGACGGAAACAACTGGACATTCAACAATAATGCATCTCCTCCCACTGACTGGTTTATCACCACAGATCTCAACGCTCCACCATTTGGAGCCCTAACCCCCATTCAGACACCTACTGCTGAAAACGGTTATGCACTGGTAGATGGTGACTCGCAAGGCGACGGTTCAGAGCAAGACTGCAACCTGCGCATGGCCAATCCTGTTGACCTCAGTGGTCATGACTTCGTGAACCTCCGTTTTTATTGTGTAACCCGTAACTGGAGCTCTACTTACACAGTGCGCGTAAGTAACGACGGTGTGAACTGGACAAATTTCCCGGTGCTTGAACACATCACCACCAACGTAAACACTGAGAACCCCGAATTGGTGGTAGTGAACATTACAAGCGTGGCTGCTAACCAGGAAACTGTGTGGGTTGAGTTTAACTTCTCTGCATCATGGGGATGGTTCTGGGCTATAGATGATGTAAGTATTGTTGTGCCTGACGACAATGACCTTACCATACAAACCCCACGTTACAGCAATCACGATCCTGAAGCAGATAGCTGGTGTAACCTTCCCTACTCTACCTACCCGGAGTCTCAAGTACGTCCATTGGTTTTCAATGCTGTAGCTTTCAACGCAGGAACTGAAGAGCAAACAGGTGTAACCCTGGAAGTAAACGTTACCGGACCTGAAGGACTGGACGTTACCGTGAGCAGTGCGTCAACCTCTGTACCTGCCGGTGAAACTGCTTATCTTGAACTCGCTCCCTGGACTCCTCCTGCTGTGGAAGGTACCTACACAATCACCTACACCATCCTTCAGGATCAGGAAGACGCCAATCCGGACGATAACGTAGCCACCCGCTCCTTCAATGTATCACCAGGTGAGTTCGCACGCGATTCTCAATCGCTAAATGCTGTAGCAGGTTTGGGCCTTGATGACTTCTGGGGAGGTAATGGGTACTGCTTTGATGAGCCGGGAGAAATCTGGTGCATCGGTGCGGCTATTTCATCAGCCTCAGATATGGGTGCTTTCTTTGACTTTGAAATTCGCGCTTTTGGCACAGGTCTCGATTACGTAGCCAATACTGACCTCCTGGAGGTTACGGCAGATATGATGAACGACGGTGGAGGAAACAACTTTACCTACGCCTGGTTAGAAGGCGGAATCACAGTACCTGTATTCCCCGGTGATGAGTACGTGGCCATGTTCCACACTTTTGCCGGCAACGAGCAGGCAACCATTGGTATCAGTGGGCAGTCACCTGACTTCTCTACTTACCTGATTGCTGAGTTTGCTGAGCAAAGTTGCGACCCATGTTTCACCGGTTCTACCTACATGGTGCGTATCGGTATGAGCGAAGAGTGGTGCGATGCCAATGTAGTCACCAGCATTGACGAAATTGAGCGCGTGACTGTTGAGGAACTTTACCCCAACCCAACCGTTGGTTTCACCACGCTGGAGTTCAGCTTGCTTGAGACTTCAAATGTGCAGGTATTCCTGTTCGATAACATGGGACGTATCGTAATGAACAAAGACTACGGTGTGCAGCCTGCCGGTGAGCACCGCTTTGAGTACGACTTCTCTAATGTAGCCCCCGGAATGTATTCATTCAGCATTCGCGCAAACAACAGCTACACTACCAAGAAACTGGTGATCAAATAAGACCACCCATTCTTACAAAAAAAAAGGCAGCCTTCGGGCTGCCTTTTTTTTGTTCAATACTATTTGGTTGGTGTTTAGAGAAGTTCGGGTGGCCTCCCTACAACCGCCTTGTTTCCATGAACCATTATGCGTCGCTCTATCAGCTTAGGGTTTTCGAGCATAATAGTGATCCATTCGTCCGGGGTAAAATCTTTGCCCCGAAATTTCTCCTTGTAAACGGCTTCACCCCTTCGGAGTAAATCCTCCGGCCTTAAATTGAGGTATTTATGCTACATTTGGCTGACATCATTGTTGCTAATCATTCACTAATATCACCTATTATGAAGAAAATTTACCTTTTTGCGGCTTCGCTTTTGGTAGGTTCTGCAGCTATCGCTCAGTCCGCTAACGAGATTGCCCAGCCTCTACGCGGTGACGCGGGCATCCCCGTTCAAATGCAGGATGACCGCCCGGCTCAAAAGCCAATTCAAACCAACAATCAGCGTTTTACAGTGATCTGGGAGGATGATTTTTCAGACGAAAACAACTGGACATTTAACAATAATTCATCTCCTCCTACCGACTGGTTTATCACTACAGATCTCAACGCTCCACCATTTGGAGCCCTAACCCCCATTCAGACACCAACTGCTGAAAACGGTTATGCTCTGGTAGATGGCAACTCACAAGGCGACGGTTCCGAACAGGACTGTAACCTCCGCATGGCCAATCCTGTTGACCTCAGCGGTCATGACTTCGTGAACCTCCGTTTTTATTGTGTAACCCGTAACTGGAGCTCTACTTACACAGTGCGCGTAAGTAACGACGGTGTGAACTGGACAAATTTCCCGGTGCTTGAGCACATCACCACCAACGTAAACACTGAGAACCCCGAATTGGTGGTAGTAAACATTACCGATGTTGCCGCCAACCAGGAAACTGTTTGGGTAGAGTTTAATTTCTCTGCATCATGGG contains the following coding sequences:
- a CDS encoding T9SS C-terminal target domain-containing protein produces the protein MKKIYLFAASLLVGSAAIAQSANEIAQPLRGDAGIPVQMQDDRPTQKPYQTDNQRFTIIWEDDFSDGNNWTFNNNASPPTDWFITTDLNAPPFGALTPIQTPTAENGYALVDGDSQGDGSEQDCNLRMANPVDLSGHDFVNLRFYCVTRNWSSTYTVRVSNDGVNWTNFPVLEHITTNVNTENPELVVVNITSVAANQETVWVEFNFSASWGWFWAIDDVSIVVPDDNDLTIQTPRYSNHDPEADSWCNLPYSTYPESQVRPLVFNAVAFNAGTEEQTGVTLEVNVTGPEGLDVTVSSASTSVPAGETAYLELAPWTPPAVEGTYTITYTILQDQEDANPDDNVATRSFNVSPGEFARDSQSLNAVAGLGLDDFWGGNGYCFDEPGEIWCIGAAISSASDMGAFFDFEIRAFGTGLDYVANTDLLEVTADMMNDGGGNNFTYAWLEGGITVPVFPGDEYVAMFHTFAGNEQATIGISGQSPDFSTYLIAEFAEQSCDPCFTGSTYMVRIGMSEEWCDANVVTSIDEIERVTVEELYPNPTVGFTTLEFSLLETSNVQVFLFDNMGRIVMNKDYGVQPAGEHRFEYDFSNVAPGMYSFSIRANNSYTTKKLVIK